GGCAGGTTTTCGATTTTAAATTCCGGAATGCGGGAAATGTTAAATCCGCCATACGAGTAGAGCAGACAAGGGTGCTGACTGTTGAGCGAGATTCCCTTTTTATGAGTAATAAACATCGGAACTTTAGTGCCATCTTTTGACCGGTAAAACACCTGCTTTGTTTCAAAATCGCTAAAGTCGAAATCTATTTCGGGTTGGTAAAACACCTCGTTTTGATGAGTAGTTAAATCGTATTTAAAAATTGTGGGCGGATAGAGAAAAGATTCGAAACTGTAAAAACAAACCGGTTCTTTTTTATCGGCAGAAATTCCGCCGGCAATTCCGATTCCCGGAAGGGGGATATCTCTTAAAAACACGCCATCGGTTGTATATATCCTAAGATGACTGTTCACATCTTTCATATATTCGACCAACAGGTTTCCGTTTGCGGAATACACGTTGTCAAGTACGGCATCCGTTTGTTCGGCCAACACAGTTTTCCAGAATTGTTCTTCCGGTTTTCGGGGGTCAATCAACACGAGGCGGTAATTGGGGGCTTTGTAATTAGTTTTTACCAGCAATTTGTCATTCAGGTTATCAACCACCGCCAAAGACTGGTCTGTGCTGCTCATGATGGGATAAAAGCCGGATTTCCATTTTTCTGAATATGCGTAATACAATGCATTGCCCGATGAAGAACCGCTTGATACAGACAACAAAATAAATTGTTCGTCTTCAGTAACCGAAACCCAGAAACTCAATCTCGGATTTTGTTTGTTTTCATAGACCAATATATCTTCTGACTGAGGCGTGCCTATTTTGTGGTAAAACACTCTTGCCGCTTCATTTTTTGCCGACAATTCCTTCCCTTTTTCAGGTTGGTCAAAACGGGTGTAAAAGAACCCGTTTTTATACCAGGCTGCGCCCGAAAACTTGATGTTATGGAGGGTATCGGACATTGGTTTACCGCTTTCTACTTCTAAAACCTGAAATGTTTGCCAGTCTGACCCTCCTAAAGAAGTGCCATAGACCATATATTTATAGTCTTTCGAAAAAGAGGTGGTAGTCAGTGCAACAGAGCCATCTTCAGAAAAAGTATTGGGGTCGAGAAATTTTTCAGGAGCGGCCGTCAGTCCTTTTTGCCGGTAAAAAACACTATGGTTCTGCAGCCCGTTGTTTTTGAAAAAATAGTAATAATCCCCCTGCTTTCGTGGTGCCGAAACCTTTGGGTAGTTAATGAGCCGGGTCAATTGTTCAGACAAAACATTTTGAAAGCCGGTTGATTCAAGATATTGATTTGTCAGGTTGTTTTGTTGATTTATCCATTGCTGAGTTTCGGCACTGTTCTCGTCTTCCATCCATCTGTAAGGGTCGGCAACAATAGTTCCGAAGTAATTATCGGTCTGATTGTCAACCCGGGCATCGGGATATTTCATAGGTAACTGATTGGGTGTTTTGATAAATTGGTAAGGGCCATTTTCTGCTCCCCAAACCTGTTTTCCGGTTTGGTCAAAACCCTGATCCCAGCTCGATAAACTGTTTTCGGTGATGGTTACTTTAGAGGTGGCATAAGCCGCGCTTTTCAATTCACTTGGGCAGGATTTTATGCCGGTTTGTCCCGTAAAAGTTTGGTTGTTTTTTTTGAGTGTTACAGCACAACCTTTTAATTGTGTAAGTACCTGAGGGTTGATCTGATTGAATAAAGTTTGATTACTCCATTGCCCTACGTATCGCTCAGGTTGTGGTAGTGTGTAAATTCTGCTTTCAAAACTATTTTTACCTTTCGCAACAATTTGATAGATGCGTTGCCTGTAAGGCCGGGAAGTATTTTCAGCAACAGATTGTTCAACATACAACCATTTGCCATCTGTCCGGTGTTGCCACACAGGGTGCATTTCCAAAACAATGTTCAGATAATTTGTATCGGAGAGCGATTGCTGATAGCTGTTATAGGAGCCTTGCATCCAACTGACAAGCAGCTCCAAATCTTTGTTATTTCCTGACTTTTGTGCCAACAAATCAGCTTGAAAGGAATTTGGATAGGCCCAACCAAGAAACAGGAAACAATAACAGCAAATATGTGTGGCGTGAAAATTTCTAAAAAGTCTCATTATTAAAATCAGTAGGTTGTTTAATCTAATTGTCAGCTATGATTTTGAAAGAGCCGGTATTCCGTTTATTTCTTTGGAGGGTTTTTTCTGACAGGAGTTTTTGCTTTAGCGGGTGCGGGTTTTTTTTCAGGAATCTCCGTCTTTTTCGCGGGTTGTTTGTCCGCTTCGGCTTTCGGTTTTGTTTTGGGCTTTGATTTTTTAGGAACCACGTATTTGAAAACAGACATGCCAAGGGGTGGAAGGGTGGCTGTAAAAGAATGGGTGCGGTAGTTCCAGGGGGTATTGACAACAGGCATCGGTTTTGTGTTTAACACTCCGCTTCCCCAATATTTCGGATCGTCTGTGTTAAAAATTTCTTTCCATTCGCCTGTGTCCAGATTAGTGCCAATCCGGTAGTTTTCGCGAACCATTGGCGTGCAGTTCAGTGCTATGATTAAATCGTTGTCCGGATTTTCTCCTTTTCGCATAAAAACTAAAGTAGAGCCTTTGTAATCGCCAACCTCTATCCAGTCGAATCCTCTTGTATCGAAATTATATTCGTACATGGCAGGTTCATTGCGCAATAATTGGTTTAAATCGGCAATCAATTGTTGAATCCCTTTATGTGGGTCGTAATTTAACAAGTGCCAGTCGAGGCTGCCTCCAAAATTCCATTCGTTATATTGGCCAAACTCACCACCCATAAACAGCAACTTTGCTCCCGGATGGGTAAACATATAAGACATCAGGAGTCTGAGGTTGGCAAACCTTTGCCATTCATCACCCGGCATCCGCCGGATTAACGAACCCTTACCATGTACCACTTCATCGTGTGAAAAGGGCAACATGAAGTTTTCGGTAAAGGCATACATAATGCTGAACGTGATGGTGTTATGGTTAAACTGCCTGAAAAAGGGGTCAATGCTGAAGTATTTCAAGGTGTCGTGCATCCAGCCCATCATCCATTTCATTCCAAATCCCAGTCCCCCTAAATAAGTCGGACGTGATACCAAAGGAAATGCGGTCGATTCTTCGGCAATTGTCTGCACATCTGGGTAATGTTTATAAATAGCTTCATTGAGTACTTTGAGAAAATGAACAGCTTCCAGATTTTCATTACCGCCTTTATGGTTGGGCTGCCACTCGCCTTCGTTTCGTGAATAATCTAAATACAGCATGGAGGCTACGGCATCAATTCTGAAACCATCGGCATGATATTTATCAAACCAAAACAAGGCATTGCTGATCAGAAAAGAGCGGACTTCGTTTCGTCCATAATTAAAAATCAAACTCGACCAGTCGGGATGATAGCCCAACTGAGGGTTGGGATGTTCGTAAACACAAGAACCGTCAAAATTGGCCAAGCCGTGGGCATCGGTAGGGAAATGAGAGGGCACCCAATCTAATATTACCCCGATATTGTTTTGGTGAAATTGCCCGACTAAGTACATAAAGTCCTGAGGAGTTCCAAAACGGGAAGTTGGAGCAAAATAACCCGTTATCTGATAACCCCATGAAGGGGAATAAGGATGCTCCATGACCGGCATCAACTCGACATGGGTAAAGCCCATCTGTTTGACATAGGCTACCAGTTCGTCTGCCATTTCCCGATACGACAGAGAACTGCTTTCTTCTTTCGATTTGCGTTTCCACGATGCAAGATGTACCTCATACACGGAATAGGGTTTGTTGAGGGCGTTGTGTTCGTGGCGTTTTTGCATCCAGTCTTGGTCTTTCCATTCGAAGTTCAGTTCACGCACAACGGATGCAGTGTTAGGGGGCGTTTCACTGTAAAAGGCAAACGGGTCTGATTTGTCGAAGGATAAATCGTAGTTGTAGGAGTAAATCCGGTATTTATAAATATCTCCGGTTTTTACATGGGGTATAAAACCTTCCCAAATTCCGGATGTGTCCCATCTGACATATAGTTGATGTTCCGCATCGTTCCAACCGTTAAAATTACCGACAACGCCGACCTTTTGTGCTGCCGGTGCCCATACGGCAAAGTAAACTCCATCCGTACCATCTAACTGAACAGGGTGTGCCCCCATTTTTTCGTATAATCTGAAATGGTTTCCCGCTTGAAACAGATGAATATCAAAATCGGTAAACAGTGAATGAGCGATTGTTTTGTTGAGCATGATTTTCTTTTACGATTTGCGATTTATAAGAGACGCACGGTCGTGCGTCTCTTCGGGATGCAAAATTACCCTTAATTAAATAGAAAACTGACATAACCCTCTGTTTTTTGTACCTTTGCCCGTCTGTTAACCTTAATATATTAGCTATTGCTAAAAAATGCTCTTAAAAAATGAAAAAAAACCGGATTGTTTTGATTGATGGCTGCCGAACTCCTTTTTTGCGCTCCGGCACCGATTATATGGACATGATGTCTTATGAACTTGGACAGTTTGCCATTAAAGGCTTGTTGCATAAAACAGGACTTGACCCAAACCTTGTAGATGCTGTCATTATGGGAACGGTCATTTCAAATATAAGAACCAGCAATGTTGCGCGTGAAGCAGCCCTAACTGCCGGAATTCCCTATACTGCCCCCTGTCATACCGTAACTATGGCTTGTATTTCGGCAAACAGAGCTATTGCAGATGGCGTTTATGCTCTGATGGCCGGACATGCTCAGGTTGTTGTTGCCGGAGGGGTTGATACTACCTCTGACACCCCAATCGGTTTTTCAAAAACCATGCGCAAAAAACTCTTCAAAGCCCAAAAACTAAAAAGTACGATGGACTTTGTAAAGTTTGCCACGACTTTGCGTCCTACCGATTTTATGCCCGATAAACCGGCCATTGCCGAATTTAGTACCAACCGTACTATGGGTCAGGATTGTGAGATTTTGGCTGCAAAATACGGAGTCAGCCGGCAACAACAGGACGAATTTGCCGTTCGCTCTCATCAGTTAGCCGGTAAAGCTGTTCAAAACGGAAGTCTTGGTGCAGAAATGACCCCCGTAGCAATCCCTCCTTCTTTTATGCCAATCAATAAAGACAACGGCATCAGACCGGAAACTACTTATGAAGGTGTCGCTAAATTAGCGCCTGCTTTTGACCGTCAGTTTGGAACCATCACCGCCGCCAATGCTTCGTTTCTGACCGATGGTGCTGCCGCAGTTTTACTGACTACCGAAGAAAAAGCCGCAGAACTTGGATTGACTCCCAAAGCCGTCATTACCGATTTTACCTTTACCGGACAGGATCTGGAAGAAGAACTCCTGCTTGGCCCTACTTACTCTATTGCCAAACTGCTTCAACGTGCAAAATTACCTTTATCCGGCATAGATGTATTTGAATTGCACGAGGCTTTTGCCGGACAAGTGTTAGCCAACCTCAATTGCTTAGCTTCCGATGAGTTTGCACAACAAAAGTTAGGTCTTTCCAATGCTGTTGGTACTATCCCTATGGATAAACTGAACCTGTGGGGTGGCTCACTTTCTATCGGGCATCCCTTTGGCGCAACCGGTGCGCGTTTACTCACCACCGCCGCCAACCGCCTGATAGCCGAAAACGGACATCGTGCCTTAATCGCAGCCTGTGCCGCCGGCGCTCATGGTCATGCCATGATTATTGAAAGGTATATGCCTTAGTGGTTACAATGATTTCACCTCTTCGAGGTTGTATTTTTGACGGGCATACCGACTTACATTTTAAGGTATGGTCTGCACAACGCTTACTGCTCCTGCTCCCCCTTCGTTCCATTGAACGGTAATCTGGTAAGTGCCTTGTCCCGATAAAATAACACCATCTCCGGTCAAAGACCATTGGTAAGTTGCTCCTGCAAGGTTGGGAGAACAGGTGTAAATCACCGTTTCGGAGGTGCAGGCCTGGGGGATGGATGAGGTAATTGTGGGTTGGCTGATACAGGGCGGATAGAGAATACCGCAATTGTTTTGGTCAATCTGCAGAAACATATCATCAAAATAGGAATCGTTGTCGCTGCCGGCCTCTCTTGTGCCCATGAGGACAAACCTGATTTTACCACAGTCTGCAGGAATCGTATCCGATTGATTAAAATATTCCCAGGTGCCGGAGTGTGAACCATAAGTAGGGGTACTGGAAATAACAACCCCTCCTACGGTCAAAAAGTCGAGCCTGAATTGTGGGAAATCTGTCCCGTTGTAGTCGCTCAAATATCCTCCAAACTTAACAAAAGCATTGCCGGTACTTATGGCGGATGCATATTCATTAACATTCACCTCCTGCCAGCCCTCCCCATAAGGATTGTCTTCACAAACACCACCAACGGCAAACAAACGGGAGCCGGAATGTGCATTGTTGCCGGCACATTGCCCGCTTGTGATAGATTCAAACGAACCTGCTATTTCCGTCCAGTTGTTCGTACTGATTTCGGCACCATTATTTAGCAACAAATTGGGCGATTGGCTGGAACTGCCGGTTTGAAAACTGACAGGCTCACTCCACTCGCTCCAGGCAAGGCTTCGGTCGCGGTAGCGAACCCTCCAGTAGTAGGTAGTGTTGGGCTGAAGGGTGTTGATATGTTCATTTTGCAGGTCATCGCCGGCTTGGGTATCTATGTTGCGGTATTCGTTTTTGTATTGCCTCCATTGGTCGGTTTGAAGGTTGGTAAACCCGGCATCGGTAGCAATCTGCCATTGAGCAGCACCTTGTAAGTCTTCGTCAGGGTCGTTGTATGCACTTGCGGTAAACAACACCGTACAATCGGGAGAAATGAGGTCATCCTGAGCAGGGAACCAGGCAACTGGCCGAGTTGGCGCATTGTTGTAGCGTTTTATATATACACTGTCGCGCAGCACATTATCGAGAACGGCATTTTCGTTGCCCCGACTGATGCGTTTCAGCACAAACCGGGGGTTATCTCCTGCATGAACAGAAGCCCAGACAAAACCATAATCGTCCTGACTCACCACATGTTCGGGGTAGTCTGTTTGAGCAAACTCGTCCCAATAATCAATATTCCCTCCGGCAGTAGCCACATTTACCATCACATGATTGTGGTTTTGGCTATGCCCCCTTGAGTAGGCATGGGTATGCCCGTAAAAGTGAACACTGGGTTTGCCGCATGAGGTAGAGAAGTTTTCCATGATAGAGATGATTTGGCCGGTGTAATCGAGATTGCCCGCCGGCCAAAGTTCGGAATGATGGGGATGGTGCATTTGGGCAAAAACAAAATCAATATCCGTATCGGCACAGGCATCGTTCAACACTGTTTGAAGCCAGTCTAACTGAGTTTGTATCCGATAACCGGTGTTTGAATCCAAGCCGATGATGCGCACGTTAGAGTAATCTTTATACCACCAGTGTTCTTCATAACCGGATGTGCCGTTTTGTGGCAGTTGAAAATATTTGAAGTAGGTAGCGGTATTGACCTCGTGATTGCCCAATACGGGGTAAACAGGGATGTACTTGAGCAGGTTTTCGGCCATATTGAAAAACGTGTTTTTCCATTGGTTGTAGTCCAGTCCGTTGTCCACCAAATCACCCGGTAACATTAAACAAGCAATTTCGGCAGGCAAATCATTGCTGCTCAGGTCAATCACATAGTCTATGACCCCATCGTTACAGATTTCGTAAAACTTATTGGGGTTTCCGCCGTCTTGCTGCATATCGCTCATCAATACGATGTTAAAAGACTGTTCGGCGCTTTGAAGGGGCGGGGTAATGAAGTGGTAGATTTCGCTGACCATGCTACCGGTTTTTACCCTGTAATAATACCGCTTATTGGCATCCAATCCCGTCAGTTGAACGGTATGTATTTGTGTGAGCAGCAATCCTGTTTGAGCAGTTCCGTTAGTAGTATTCCCAAGTTCGACGGTTAACCCCCACTCCACAATACTTTCTGTATTAATTGAGGTTTCCCATAAAATATAGATAGAATTAGGTTCCGCATCCTGAAGATATGGTTTGACCAATAGCGTTTGTGCATCAACTGCAAAGAATCTGAACAGAAATAAGCAAGAAGTTAAGAGTAGGCGATTCATGGGAAATATTGAGGTGTTGAATGTTTGAGGGATGTTTGGTGGTGGATATGGTTTTGCTTAGCCATTCATTTTATCTTTATTCCAATTTAAAGGGTTGTTTTCAATATAATATGAAATGGTGTGGTATTCCAAATCATTCCTGATGATATGGTCGTGATAATTGGGTTGAAAAAAATGATTATGACGATTGTATTTTGGAATTTTCAATTGACGTTCGTCAATATTATCATCAATTTTTGTATTTACGGCAGATTTAAAACCCGCAATGAATGATGAAATGGATTTGGGTAACCGAACGGGTGGGTTGCGTTTGATGGATGATAAATCGGGGGGTTCGATGGGTAGAGACACACGGCCGTGTGTCTGTACGGATTCGATGGATTCGATGGATTCGATGGATTCGATGGATTCGATGGATTCGATGGATTCGATGGATTCGATGGGTAGAGACACACGGCCGTGTGTCTCTACGTGTGTCAATTCATTTCCCGTTTCAATTACCAATTCATTTCCCGTTTCGTGTGTATCAACATCATCCCCCGCCAAACCATCACGATTTTCATTGCAAATTTCAATAATGGTGTGTAAATGGTTGGGCATTAAAATAAATTGGTGCAATATTAATTCATTCCGAATTTCAAATGATTTAAACCATTCCTGTTCCACGATTTTCCCAAAATCTGATAATATCATTTCGTTGTTTTCGATAATGCCCAAATTACATTCCCTGTTTTGTGTTACAATGGTTAGAAAATATAGACCATCGGCCGAATAATCCCAATTGGGTTTTCGGTGCGATTGTATCCGGTATTTATTTCTGTATTTATCCATTAAAAAACATTTTTTTCTAACATTTCTTCTTAGTTGATACACACGGCCGTGTGTATCAACACGGCCGTGTGTATCAACCCACAAATAAAACCAATTCCAGTTAAACCGCCAAAGGTTACATAAATTTCAATCTATTTACCTCCCCAACACAAAAAAGCCCTCGCCATTTTGGGAGAGGGCTTTTTGTAAATGACATTCCTTTCAAATCATAGCTTTTCCACCTCAACCTTCCCTTCGGTACGATATTTAGCGGCAGCACCACCCTTACCTATCGGGTGGGGTATGATGCACAAGTAAGCATTTCCATGTTCAATGGTCAGGGTATTTTAGTGGACTCGCCCATTCAACAGGAGTTCCGTGCCGAAGGGCAGTACAACATGACCCATTCCCCGCCTTCCGGTTTGCCGCAGGGGGTTTATTATTATGTGCTGTATGTGTGCGAACAGTATATTACGAGGGTGGCGATAAAGATTGATTAGCCCTGTCTAAACATGCAGTCCGGCGGTTTCTTTTGACCGGAAAAAAGCCACAGATTTTGTTGTTCTATCAAAATACTGCCGCAATTGGAACAAACATCAACAAAAACACTTATTTTCACAAAGTTTTTTTTGTTAACGGACAGTTTTGACATT
This is a stretch of genomic DNA from Sphingobacteriales bacterium. It encodes these proteins:
- a CDS encoding prolyl oligopeptidase family serine peptidase; amino-acid sequence: MAQKSGNNKDLELLVSWMQGSYNSYQQSLSDTNYLNIVLEMHPVWQHRTDGKWLYVEQSVAENTSRPYRQRIYQIVAKGKNSFESRIYTLPQPERYVGQWSNQTLFNQINPQVLTQLKGCAVTLKKNNQTFTGQTGIKSCPSELKSAAYATSKVTITENSLSSWDQGFDQTGKQVWGAENGPYQFIKTPNQLPMKYPDARVDNQTDNYFGTIVADPYRWMEDENSAETQQWINQQNNLTNQYLESTGFQNVLSEQLTRLINYPKVSAPRKQGDYYYFFKNNGLQNHSVFYRQKGLTAAPEKFLDPNTFSEDGSVALTTTSFSKDYKYMVYGTSLGGSDWQTFQVLEVESGKPMSDTLHNIKFSGAAWYKNGFFYTRFDQPEKGKELSAKNEAARVFYHKIGTPQSEDILVYENKQNPRLSFWVSVTEDEQFILLSVSSGSSSGNALYYAYSEKWKSGFYPIMSSTDQSLAVVDNLNDKLLVKTNYKAPNYRLVLIDPRKPEEQFWKTVLAEQTDAVLDNVYSANGNLLVEYMKDVNSHLRIYTTDGVFLRDIPLPGIGIAGGISADKKEPVCFYSFESFLYPPTIFKYDLTTHQNEVFYQPEIDFDFSDFETKQVFYRSKDGTKVPMFITHKKGISLNSQHPCLLYSYGGFNISRIPEFKIENLPFYQSGGIYAVANLRGGSEYGEEWHKAGMLEKKQNVFDDYIAAAEYLIKEGYTRPQKLAATGRSNGGLLIGAVMNQRPELFAVALPVVGVMDMLRFHKFTIGWAWVSEYGSSDNAEQFKFLYPYSPYHNIRPGLPYPATMVMTAQRDDRVVPAHSYKYTARLQHDNTGNQPQLIRIESMSGHGGGGQGKTVKQIIDTYTDVWSFVFKHLGMFPVIR
- a CDS encoding fibronectin type III domain-containing protein gives rise to the protein MNRLLLTSCLFLFRFFAVDAQTLLVKPYLQDAEPNSIYILWETSINTESIVEWGLTVELGNTTNGTAQTGLLLTQIHTVQLTGLDANKRYYYRVKTGSMVSEIYHFITPPLQSAEQSFNIVLMSDMQQDGGNPNKFYEICNDGVIDYVIDLSSNDLPAEIACLMLPGDLVDNGLDYNQWKNTFFNMAENLLKYIPVYPVLGNHEVNTATYFKYFQLPQNGTSGYEEHWWYKDYSNVRIIGLDSNTGYRIQTQLDWLQTVLNDACADTDIDFVFAQMHHPHHSELWPAGNLDYTGQIISIMENFSTSCGKPSVHFYGHTHAYSRGHSQNHNHVMVNVATAGGNIDYWDEFAQTDYPEHVVSQDDYGFVWASVHAGDNPRFVLKRISRGNENAVLDNVLRDSVYIKRYNNAPTRPVAWFPAQDDLISPDCTVLFTASAYNDPDEDLQGAAQWQIATDAGFTNLQTDQWRQYKNEYRNIDTQAGDDLQNEHINTLQPNTTYYWRVRYRDRSLAWSEWSEPVSFQTGSSSQSPNLLLNNGAEISTNNWTEIAGSFESITSGQCAGNNAHSGSRLFAVGGVCEDNPYGEGWQEVNVNEYASAISTGNAFVKFGGYLSDYNGTDFPQFRLDFLTVGGVVISSTPTYGSHSGTWEYFNQSDTIPADCGKIRFVLMGTREAGSDNDSYFDDMFLQIDQNNCGILYPPCISQPTITSSIPQACTSETVIYTCSPNLAGATYQWSLTGDGVILSGQGTYQITVQWNEGGAGAVSVVQTIP
- the glgB gene encoding 1,4-alpha-glucan branching protein GlgB, with protein sequence MLNKTIAHSLFTDFDIHLFQAGNHFRLYEKMGAHPVQLDGTDGVYFAVWAPAAQKVGVVGNFNGWNDAEHQLYVRWDTSGIWEGFIPHVKTGDIYKYRIYSYNYDLSFDKSDPFAFYSETPPNTASVVRELNFEWKDQDWMQKRHEHNALNKPYSVYEVHLASWKRKSKEESSSLSYREMADELVAYVKQMGFTHVELMPVMEHPYSPSWGYQITGYFAPTSRFGTPQDFMYLVGQFHQNNIGVILDWVPSHFPTDAHGLANFDGSCVYEHPNPQLGYHPDWSSLIFNYGRNEVRSFLISNALFWFDKYHADGFRIDAVASMLYLDYSRNEGEWQPNHKGGNENLEAVHFLKVLNEAIYKHYPDVQTIAEESTAFPLVSRPTYLGGLGFGMKWMMGWMHDTLKYFSIDPFFRQFNHNTITFSIMYAFTENFMLPFSHDEVVHGKGSLIRRMPGDEWQRFANLRLLMSYMFTHPGAKLLFMGGEFGQYNEWNFGGSLDWHLLNYDPHKGIQQLIADLNQLLRNEPAMYEYNFDTRGFDWIEVGDYKGSTLVFMRKGENPDNDLIIALNCTPMVRENYRIGTNLDTGEWKEIFNTDDPKYWGSGVLNTKPMPVVNTPWNYRTHSFTATLPPLGMSVFKYVVPKKSKPKTKPKAEADKQPAKKTEIPEKKPAPAKAKTPVRKNPPKK
- a CDS encoding acetyl-CoA C-acyltransferase, which codes for MKKNRIVLIDGCRTPFLRSGTDYMDMMSYELGQFAIKGLLHKTGLDPNLVDAVIMGTVISNIRTSNVAREAALTAGIPYTAPCHTVTMACISANRAIADGVYALMAGHAQVVVAGGVDTTSDTPIGFSKTMRKKLFKAQKLKSTMDFVKFATTLRPTDFMPDKPAIAEFSTNRTMGQDCEILAAKYGVSRQQQDEFAVRSHQLAGKAVQNGSLGAEMTPVAIPPSFMPINKDNGIRPETTYEGVAKLAPAFDRQFGTITAANASFLTDGAAAVLLTTEEKAAELGLTPKAVITDFTFTGQDLEEELLLGPTYSIAKLLQRAKLPLSGIDVFELHEAFAGQVLANLNCLASDEFAQQKLGLSNAVGTIPMDKLNLWGGSLSIGHPFGATGARLLTTAANRLIAENGHRALIAACAAGAHGHAMIIERYMP